A single Streptobacillus felis DNA region contains:
- a CDS encoding 2-hydroxyacid dehydrogenase, protein MKVLCYGVRDVEEKFFHELNEKFHFEITCIPEYLNTSETALKAKGYDAVILRGNCWATKENLDIYKECGVKYVLTRTVGVNHIDINYAKQLGMKMAYVPFYSPNAIAELAVTLAMMLLRNTALMTSNSANKDFRVTSSMFSREIRNCKVGVIGLGKIGFTAAKLFKGLGANVLGYDVFKKDGIEDIVTQVDLDTLIKESDIISLHVPFIKENGKLVTEEFVSKMKDNSILINTGRGETTCTKAIIDGIKSGKLAGAGIDTLENESELFFKDFSRKEIPNELFEELVSLYPKVLLTPHLGSFTDEAVTNMIETTYENLQEFINNGDCKNKL, encoded by the coding sequence ATGAAAGTTTTATGTTATGGTGTAAGAGATGTTGAAGAAAAATTCTTCCACGAATTAAATGAAAAATTTCATTTCGAAATTACTTGTATTCCAGAATATTTAAATACATCAGAAACAGCATTAAAGGCCAAAGGTTATGATGCTGTAATCTTAAGAGGTAATTGTTGGGCGACAAAAGAAAACCTAGACATTTACAAAGAGTGTGGAGTTAAATATGTACTGACAAGAACTGTTGGTGTTAACCATATAGATATAAACTACGCAAAGCAATTAGGAATGAAAATGGCTTATGTACCATTTTATTCACCTAATGCAATAGCAGAACTTGCAGTTACACTTGCGATGATGCTATTAAGAAATACAGCTTTAATGACTTCAAATTCTGCTAACAAAGACTTCAGAGTAACTTCTTCTATGTTTTCTAGAGAAATTAGAAATTGCAAAGTTGGAGTAATAGGTCTTGGTAAAATAGGATTTACAGCAGCTAAATTATTTAAGGGTTTAGGTGCAAATGTACTTGGATATGATGTATTTAAAAAAGATGGTATAGAAGATATTGTAACTCAAGTAGATTTAGACACATTAATAAAAGAAAGTGACATAATTTCATTACACGTTCCATTTATTAAAGAAAACGGAAAACTTGTAACTGAGGAATTTGTTTCAAAAATGAAAGATAATTCTATTTTAATAAACACAGGACGTGGAGAAACTACGTGCACTAAAGCAATAATAGATGGAATTAAATCTGGTAAACTTGCAGGTGCTGGTATAGATACTTTAGAAAATGAATCTGAATTATTCTTTAAAGATTTCTCAAGAAAAGAAATACCTAATGAATTATTTGAAGAATTAGTAAGTCTTTACCCTAAAGTATTATTAACTCCTCATTTAGGATCATTCACTGATGAAGCAGTTACT